A genomic region of Roseofilum casamattae BLCC-M143 contains the following coding sequences:
- a CDS encoding ribonucleotide-diphosphate reductase subunit beta, with protein sequence MVVNPIFNPGGNDDTAHRTIWFGETTNLMQLNDVRYPWATNLYKMMRENFWIPEKLDITQDVVDYWNLTPAEQKAFDGILSYLTFLDSIQTCNIPHLKSTITAPEVSLCLAEQIAQEGMHNQSYQYTIETIIPAERRSQVYDFWRTDNILKERCTFVASLYQQYVDNPTQEHYFVALLADYLLEGIYFYNGFCFFYNLASRMLMPGTADIIKLINRDELSHVRLYQKLIPEARQVFPHSIEQIYEMFDRAVQQECQWTNHIIGNQILGITEGSTEQYTKYLANIRLGAIGLPPLYKDPIYKKSPYAHLERFSDTKKEGHTKANFFEAGVTSYVMSSGLTGWDEI encoded by the coding sequence ATGGTCGTGAATCCCATCTTCAATCCTGGGGGAAATGATGACACCGCACACCGCACCATCTGGTTTGGCGAAACCACTAATTTGATGCAGCTTAACGACGTTCGCTATCCTTGGGCGACAAATCTTTATAAAATGATGCGGGAGAATTTCTGGATTCCGGAAAAACTGGATATTACCCAAGATGTAGTAGACTACTGGAACTTAACTCCAGCCGAACAAAAAGCGTTTGACGGAATTTTATCCTATCTCACGTTTTTAGATTCAATCCAAACTTGCAATATTCCGCACTTAAAAAGCACGATTACCGCGCCGGAAGTTAGTCTGTGTCTGGCGGAGCAAATTGCCCAAGAAGGAATGCACAATCAGTCTTATCAATACACGATCGAGACGATTATTCCCGCCGAGCGCCGCAGCCAAGTCTACGATTTTTGGCGGACGGATAACATCCTGAAAGAACGCTGTACGTTTGTTGCCAGTCTCTATCAGCAATATGTCGATAATCCGACACAAGAACACTATTTTGTTGCCTTATTGGCTGATTATCTTTTAGAAGGAATCTATTTCTACAATGGATTTTGCTTTTTCTACAATCTAGCTTCGCGAATGTTAATGCCCGGAACTGCGGATATTATTAAATTGATTAACCGCGATGAATTATCTCACGTGCGGCTCTATCAAAAATTAATTCCCGAAGCGCGCCAGGTGTTTCCTCATTCTATCGAACAAATTTATGAAATGTTCGATCGCGCCGTACAACAAGAATGCCAATGGACGAATCATATTATTGGCAATCAAATTCTGGGAATCACCGAAGGTAGCACGGAGCAGTATACCAAATATTTAGCCAATATTCGCTTAGGGGCGATCGGTCTGCCGCCATTGTACAAAGATCCGATTTATAAGAAAAGTCCTTATGCCCATTTAGAGCGCTTTTCCGATACGAAGAAAGAAGGACATACGAAAGCCAATTTCTTTGAAGCCGGAGTTACCAGTTATGTGATGTCTTCCGGACTCACCGGTTGGGACGAAATCTGA
- a CDS encoding adenosine kinase, with protein MTDNSRPVGVFGVGNALVDILAFVEDPFITEQKLDRGVMTLVDAEVQGRILSQLDRASLKLRSGGSAANTIIAIAQSGGSAFYTGKVSDDENGVFYRQDMQDVGVGFDVPPASATDGPTGTCVVLTTPDAERTMCTNLSISGTLAPSDINVEQLKQCQYSYVEGYLWTAPDPQAASIETMEQSKRHGVKVSFTLSDPFLLNSFRDDFQRVVTDYCDLLFCNADEVRQFLQIDSLDECAQKLGEMVDLAFITDSDNGCLVVNQKTVTAVEGFPVKPLDTVGAGDAFAGGVLYGLTNGYSTVQAARWGNYLGSAIVQIQGPRLEKAPVADMARVMGS; from the coding sequence ATGACCGATAATTCTCGCCCTGTGGGTGTCTTTGGTGTGGGTAATGCCCTAGTTGATATCTTGGCATTTGTGGAAGACCCATTTATTACAGAACAGAAGCTCGATCGCGGGGTGATGACCCTCGTTGATGCTGAGGTGCAAGGACGCATTCTCAGTCAACTCGATCGCGCTTCGCTGAAACTGCGATCGGGAGGCTCGGCAGCAAATACAATAATTGCGATCGCTCAAAGTGGCGGTAGTGCCTTCTATACCGGTAAAGTCTCCGACGATGAAAACGGAGTCTTTTACCGGCAAGACATGCAGGACGTCGGGGTTGGTTTTGATGTTCCTCCCGCGTCTGCAACCGATGGTCCCACTGGAACTTGCGTGGTTTTAACCACTCCAGATGCGGAACGTACCATGTGTACGAATCTGTCGATATCCGGTACTCTTGCACCCAGCGATATTAATGTAGAGCAACTGAAACAGTGCCAATACAGTTATGTCGAAGGATACTTGTGGACGGCTCCCGATCCGCAAGCGGCAAGTATTGAGACCATGGAGCAGTCCAAACGTCATGGCGTCAAGGTGTCGTTTACTCTTTCCGATCCGTTCTTGCTCAATAGCTTCCGCGATGATTTTCAGCGCGTGGTGACTGACTATTGCGATCTGCTCTTTTGCAATGCCGATGAAGTCCGCCAGTTTTTGCAGATCGACTCCTTAGACGAATGCGCGCAGAAACTGGGAGAGATGGTAGATTTAGCCTTTATTACCGATAGCGATAACGGCTGTTTGGTCGTCAACCAGAAAACCGTAACCGCAGTCGAAGGGTTTCCGGTGAAACCTCTGGATACGGTTGGCGCTGGCGATGCCTTTGCGGGTGGCGTACTCTACGGTCTCACTAATGGGTATAGCACGGTGCAAGCCGCTCGCTGGGGGAATTATTTAGGATCGGCGATCGTGCAGATCCAAGGCCCTCGGTTGGAGAAAGCTCCGGTTGCGGATATGGCTCGCGTCATGGGAAGTTAA
- a CDS encoding 50S ribosomal protein L25/general stress protein Ctc → MEFTIECHPREAGSKARALRRAGLIPANLYGHKGAESISLTVDSKTVQNLLKAATVNNTLIDVNIPELSWNGKALLREVQRHPWKGFPYHLSFFSIAAQKKVEVLVKLNFVGTAIGVKQSGGLLDSPISEVRVQCPPDRIPESINVDVSDLAVGNFLAVKDLDIPEGITIMAEPKQLVVTVLASRVTRKMAEEEQEG, encoded by the coding sequence ATGGAATTTACTATCGAATGCCATCCCAGAGAAGCAGGCAGTAAAGCTAGAGCGCTGCGCCGTGCCGGTTTAATTCCCGCCAATCTTTACGGTCATAAAGGGGCTGAGTCTATTTCTCTAACCGTAGACAGCAAAACCGTACAGAATTTATTGAAAGCAGCCACGGTGAATAATACGCTGATTGATGTCAATATTCCCGAGCTGTCTTGGAACGGAAAAGCATTGTTACGGGAAGTGCAACGCCATCCTTGGAAAGGGTTTCCCTACCATCTGAGCTTTTTCTCTATTGCCGCTCAGAAGAAAGTCGAAGTGTTAGTGAAACTCAACTTTGTCGGAACTGCGATCGGGGTAAAACAATCCGGCGGACTTTTGGATTCTCCCATTAGTGAAGTGCGCGTGCAATGCCCTCCCGATCGCATTCCGGAATCGATTAATGTGGATGTTTCTGACCTAGCGGTTGGTAATTTCTTAGCCGTAAAAGACTTGGATATTCCGGAAGGAATTACGATTATGGCAGAACCGAAACAGTTGGTCGTTACCGTCCTCGCTTCTCGCGTTACCCGGAAGATGGCAGAAGAGGAGCAAGAAGGATAA
- a CDS encoding adenylosuccinate synthase — protein MANVIVIGAQWGDEGKGKITDLLSKSADIVVRYQGGVNAGHTVVVQGQTFKLHLIPSGILYPDTSCIIGSGTVIDPKVLLEEIDQLHSLNVSTEHLMISETAHVTMPYHRLIDTASEEKRGDRKIGTTKRGIGPTYSDKSERTGIRIIDLMQPEQLRKQLQWTIEYKNAIVEKLYDLPPLDPEAVIAEYLGYAERLRPHVVDSSLQIYEAIKKRHNILFEGAQGTLLDLDHGTYPYVTSSNPIAGGACVGAGVGPTSIDRVIGVAKAYTTRVGEGPFPTELEDTIGQQLGEVGAEFGTTTGRARRCGWFDAVIGRYAVRINGLDCLAITKLDVLDDLDEIKVCIAYEVDGQRCEHLPTSATNFAKCQPIYQTLPGWKQSTGHCRTLDDLPKAALDYLKYLAELMDVPIAIVSLGASRDQTIIVEDPIHGPKRALLDANGIPVSP, from the coding sequence TTGGCTAACGTTATCGTAATAGGTGCCCAGTGGGGCGATGAAGGAAAAGGAAAAATCACGGATTTACTCAGCAAATCAGCTGATATTGTTGTCCGCTATCAAGGTGGAGTCAACGCCGGCCACACGGTGGTCGTGCAAGGACAAACCTTCAAACTACACCTGATTCCCTCCGGCATTCTCTATCCCGATACATCTTGCATCATTGGCAGCGGAACGGTCATCGACCCGAAAGTTCTCCTCGAAGAAATCGACCAGCTCCACTCCCTCAATGTCTCCACAGAGCATTTGATGATTTCCGAGACCGCCCATGTCACGATGCCCTACCATCGGCTCATCGATACGGCCTCGGAAGAGAAACGAGGCGATCGCAAAATCGGCACCACCAAACGCGGCATCGGACCGACCTACAGTGATAAATCCGAACGCACGGGCATCCGTATCATTGACCTGATGCAACCGGAGCAACTGCGCAAGCAACTGCAATGGACGATTGAATATAAAAATGCGATCGTGGAGAAACTCTACGACTTGCCCCCTCTCGATCCCGAAGCAGTGATTGCCGAATATCTGGGGTACGCCGAGCGCCTGCGTCCTCACGTCGTCGATAGCTCTCTACAAATTTACGAAGCAATTAAAAAACGCCACAATATTCTCTTTGAAGGGGCCCAAGGTACTCTGCTCGACCTCGACCACGGCACTTATCCCTACGTCACCTCCTCTAATCCCATTGCTGGAGGCGCCTGCGTTGGTGCCGGAGTCGGTCCTACCAGTATCGACCGGGTCATTGGAGTTGCTAAAGCATATACCACTCGCGTCGGCGAAGGCCCCTTCCCCACAGAACTCGAAGATACCATCGGCCAGCAATTGGGTGAAGTGGGAGCCGAGTTTGGGACGACTACCGGTCGCGCGCGCCGTTGCGGTTGGTTTGATGCGGTTATCGGTCGCTATGCCGTGCGCATCAACGGCCTCGACTGTTTGGCAATTACCAAGCTGGACGTGCTCGACGATCTGGACGAAATTAAAGTCTGTATTGCTTACGAAGTTGACGGCCAGCGCTGCGAACACTTGCCCACTAGTGCCACGAATTTTGCCAAGTGCCAGCCCATCTACCAAACTCTTCCCGGATGGAAGCAATCAACCGGCCACTGCCGTACCCTCGACGATCTTCCCAAAGCTGCTCTAGATTATCTCAAGTATCTGGCAGAACTAATGGATGTGCCGATCGCTATTGTCTCTCTCGGAGCCAGTCGCGACCAAACCATTATTGTGGAAGACCCCATCCACGGGCCCAAACGGGCCTTACTCGATGCCAATGGCATTCCGGTCAGTCCTTAA
- a CDS encoding alpha/beta fold hydrolase codes for MSALFRNSRIKLSPGLLFWREVGEGPAVIFLHGSWDEGSQWVEVMERLSDNWQCFAPDLLGFGESDRPSIHYSINVQIECLAEYFRALKLDSFYLVGHSLGAWVATRYALENPDRVLGLVLLAPEGIDDPQLLQRWQKATWLVGPKSFWTFVLKALLPVARWLGKAKSLETLLETRSHLLEFRAACQMLFLRRSREIQAECVNEQLGNLTVPTLLLSGRPAGQDSLELDILHRAYLDGIPNAQQQFLPSGESNWPRSAPDAVARAIAEFVRSSERSPDEQKLDRDKNYPQ; via the coding sequence ATGTCTGCACTTTTCCGTAATTCTCGCATTAAGCTCTCTCCCGGACTCCTGTTTTGGCGAGAAGTTGGAGAAGGGCCGGCTGTGATTTTTTTGCATGGCTCTTGGGATGAAGGCAGTCAGTGGGTGGAGGTGATGGAGCGCTTATCGGATAATTGGCAATGCTTTGCTCCGGACTTGCTCGGGTTTGGGGAATCAGACCGACCGTCAATCCACTATTCCATCAACGTGCAAATTGAGTGTTTAGCGGAGTATTTCCGCGCCCTGAAGCTCGATTCGTTTTACCTCGTAGGTCACTCCCTAGGGGCATGGGTTGCAACGCGCTACGCCCTGGAAAACCCCGATCGCGTTCTCGGTTTAGTTCTGCTCGCTCCTGAAGGTATTGACGACCCGCAACTGCTCCAACGCTGGCAAAAGGCGACTTGGTTGGTGGGTCCCAAGTCGTTCTGGACTTTCGTGCTCAAGGCGTTGCTGCCGGTGGCTCGCTGGTTGGGGAAAGCAAAATCTCTGGAAACTTTGTTGGAGACGCGATCGCACTTACTAGAGTTTCGGGCTGCCTGTCAAATGCTGTTTCTGCGTCGCTCTCGCGAGATTCAAGCCGAATGCGTTAACGAGCAACTGGGCAATCTGACGGTTCCTACTCTGCTCCTGAGCGGACGGCCGGCAGGTCAGGATAGTTTGGAGTTAGATATACTTCACCGAGCTTATCTGGACGGTATTCCCAACGCGCAACAACAATTTCTGCCTTCTGGAGAAAGTAACTGGCCCAGAAGCGCCCCGGACGCAGTAGCGCGCGCTATTGCTGAATTTGTCCGGTCTAGTGAGCGATCGCCAGACGAGCAAAAGCTTGACAGAGATAAAAACTATCCACAATAA
- the urtE gene encoding urea ABC transporter ATP-binding subunit UrtE, with the protein MTAIATDKQVLKVSGLNVFYGESHILRNVDLGVRPGQMVCLIGRNGVGKTTLLKTIMGVLQPRSGHIYLQGNQITPLSPDRRAKLGIGYVPQGREIIPRVTVKENLLLGLESGRAGKTQEIPREIYELFPVLETMLWRMGGDLSGGQQQQLAIARALMGKPQLLVLDEPTEGIQPSIILEIEDAVRKIIETTGISVLLVEQHLHFVRQADWYYAMQKGGIVASGPTEDLSQDVIQEFLAV; encoded by the coding sequence ATGACTGCGATCGCAACTGACAAACAAGTTTTGAAGGTCTCGGGACTGAATGTCTTTTATGGAGAAAGCCATATTCTGCGCAACGTAGACTTAGGCGTGCGTCCGGGACAAATGGTCTGTTTAATTGGTCGAAATGGCGTGGGAAAAACCACACTCTTAAAAACCATTATGGGAGTGCTGCAACCTCGCAGCGGCCATATCTATTTGCAAGGCAACCAAATTACTCCACTCTCGCCCGATCGCCGTGCTAAACTCGGCATCGGTTACGTTCCTCAAGGTCGCGAAATTATTCCCCGAGTTACGGTTAAAGAAAATTTGTTACTGGGATTAGAGTCCGGCCGAGCCGGGAAGACCCAAGAGATTCCGAGAGAAATTTACGAACTCTTTCCAGTACTGGAAACCATGCTCTGGCGTATGGGAGGAGATTTGAGCGGCGGACAACAGCAACAATTGGCGATCGCCCGCGCCCTCATGGGCAAGCCGCAACTGCTGGTACTTGACGAACCCACAGAAGGAATCCAGCCATCGATTATACTCGAGATTGAGGATGCCGTGCGTAAAATTATTGAAACGACTGGTATCTCCGTTCTCCTTGTGGAACAGCACCTGCATTTTGTTCGCCAAGCTGACTGGTATTACGCGATGCAAAAGGGCGGTATTGTTGCTTCGGGGCCGACGGAAGATTTGAGTCAAGATGTGATTCAGGAGTTTTTGGCAGTTTAG
- a CDS encoding DUF5615 family PIN-like protein, whose product MEIQYLIDENLSFLYQEQLHKSYPDLRILNVGQPPAPPNGTLDPEILVWCEQNNFILVTNNRKSMPGHLADHLAGGGEVPGILTFRKKFSIANILESLILIAEAGDPIEYRNCISYIPL is encoded by the coding sequence ATGGAAATCCAATATTTAATTGATGAAAACCTCTCCTTTCTTTATCAAGAGCAACTTCACAAATCTTATCCAGATCTCAGGATTCTTAATGTTGGCCAGCCCCCTGCTCCTCCCAATGGAACCCTAGATCCTGAAATTCTAGTGTGGTGCGAGCAAAATAACTTTATTCTGGTTACGAATAACCGTAAATCTATGCCGGGGCATTTAGCCGACCATCTTGCTGGAGGTGGCGAAGTACCAGGTATTCTGACATTTCGTAAAAAGTTTTCGATTGCAAATATCCTTGAGAGCTTAATTCTCATTGCAGAAGCTGGGGATCCCATCGAGTATAGAAATTGTATTAGTTATATTCCCTTGTAA
- a CDS encoding DUF433 domain-containing protein, which translates to MQLEDFFDFHASYDIRIKGTRVGIENILYEYIYHHKTAEEISKLYPNVLLVNIYATILYFLHNPEDVTQYMSDWLNYCRESEQKQLDNPPEHILRLRKLLSERKLGQWKSNI; encoded by the coding sequence ATGCAACTTGAAGACTTTTTTGACTTTCACGCTTCTTATGACATTCGCATTAAAGGAACCAGAGTTGGGATTGAAAATATTCTCTACGAATATATCTATCATCATAAAACAGCAGAAGAGATCTCAAAACTCTATCCCAATGTGTTGTTAGTCAATATCTATGCAACAATTCTTTATTTTTTACATAACCCTGAAGATGTTACTCAGTATATGAGCGATTGGTTAAACTATTGTCGAGAATCGGAACAAAAACAACTCGATAATCCACCGGAGCACATTCTTCGACTTCGCAAGCTTCTGTCAGAGAGAAAGTTAGGACAATGGAAATCCAATATTTAA
- the urtD gene encoding urea ABC transporter ATP-binding protein UrtD, translated as MSTTILNIEQLTVDFDGFRALNHLDFSMETGELRTIIGPNGAGKTTFLDVITGKTQPTEGQVYFKGLNTRRLAEHQIARLGIGRKFQTPRVYLNLTPRENLELSCNRNKNVFATLLGRAGKGDRQRVNHLLDITGLSFKGDIQAALLSHGEKQRLEIGMLVAQSPDLLLVDEPVAGLTDEETEQTGDLLLSLAESHSIIVIEHDMEFVRQIARKVTVLHQGSVLCEGSIEEVQNDPRVIEVYLGNPDELTE; from the coding sequence ATGAGTACTACTATCCTCAATATTGAACAACTAACCGTCGATTTTGATGGATTTCGCGCCCTGAATCATCTTGATTTCAGCATGGAAACAGGAGAGCTGCGCACGATTATCGGGCCTAATGGTGCCGGAAAAACCACGTTTCTAGATGTCATTACTGGCAAAACCCAACCCACGGAAGGTCAAGTTTACTTTAAAGGTCTTAATACTCGCCGGTTAGCCGAACACCAAATTGCCAGGCTCGGCATCGGTCGAAAATTCCAAACTCCTCGCGTTTATCTCAACTTAACTCCCCGAGAAAACTTAGAGCTTAGTTGCAATCGTAATAAGAATGTTTTTGCAACTTTATTAGGACGAGCTGGAAAAGGCGATCGCCAAAGGGTCAATCATCTCTTAGACATTACCGGACTATCCTTCAAAGGCGATATCCAAGCTGCTCTCTTATCTCATGGCGAAAAACAACGGCTGGAAATTGGCATGTTAGTCGCCCAATCTCCCGATCTTCTATTAGTCGATGAACCGGTAGCCGGACTCACGGACGAAGAAACGGAACAAACGGGAGACTTACTCTTAAGCTTAGCCGAAAGTCACTCCATTATTGTCATCGAGCACGATATGGAATTCGTTCGGCAAATTGCGCGTAAAGTCACCGTTCTCCACCAAGGTTCGGTCTTGTGCGAAGGCTCTATCGAAGAAGTACAAAACGACCCGCGCGTGATTGAAGTATACTTAGGAAATCCGGACGAACTCACCGAGTAA
- the urtC gene encoding urea ABC transporter permease subunit UrtC: MSETLPETGRVARERKRRRDRWIEIGVAVGVALILILVMPVILSDFRLNLLGRFLALAIVALGIDLIWGFTGLLSLGHGVFFALGGYAIAMHIKLQIPPEASIQLPDFMTLYGVTELPWFWQPFRSFPAAALAVIIVPAIVGGLLGYLVFRNRIRGVYFSILTQASTIVFFNFFNGQQKLINGTNGLTDFKKILGMTVSETRTQYLFYVLTILLLGATYALCRWLTSGRFGRLLIAIRDDESRVRFSGYNPTGYKVLVFAISAGLAGLAGALFTLQTGIISPKAMDIAFSIEMVIWVAVGGRASLVGAIVGALLVNFARSGLSEQFPEIWLFFQGALFLIVVMVLPNGVVGWIRTEGWNLLRSRFGSTPLATYPSLEEDPEVQHEREEFADESLQEKS, translated from the coding sequence ATGTCAGAAACTCTCCCAGAAACCGGTCGAGTTGCCCGAGAAAGAAAACGCCGTCGAGACCGGTGGATCGAAATTGGTGTGGCAGTCGGCGTTGCCCTAATCCTGATATTGGTTATGCCTGTTATCCTATCAGATTTTCGGCTTAACCTTCTCGGACGGTTTCTTGCTCTCGCTATTGTTGCTCTCGGTATCGATTTAATTTGGGGATTTACCGGACTGTTGAGTTTGGGACATGGTGTCTTTTTTGCCTTGGGTGGATATGCGATCGCCATGCATATTAAACTACAAATTCCCCCAGAAGCCAGTATCCAACTTCCGGACTTCATGACGCTTTATGGAGTTACAGAACTGCCGTGGTTTTGGCAACCGTTTCGCTCCTTTCCCGCAGCCGCTTTAGCCGTAATTATAGTCCCGGCGATCGTGGGAGGACTGTTGGGATATTTAGTCTTCCGCAACCGCATCCGAGGCGTTTACTTTTCCATTCTCACCCAAGCTTCCACGATTGTCTTTTTTAACTTTTTTAACGGTCAACAAAAACTTATTAACGGTACAAATGGGTTAACTGACTTTAAAAAAATACTGGGAATGACTGTAAGCGAAACCCGAACGCAATATCTTTTTTATGTCTTAACCATACTACTTCTCGGCGCGACCTATGCTCTTTGTCGCTGGCTCACTAGCGGTCGTTTCGGTCGCCTGCTTATTGCCATTCGCGATGATGAAAGTCGGGTTAGATTTTCTGGATATAACCCCACCGGATATAAAGTTCTTGTCTTTGCCATCTCTGCCGGTTTAGCCGGACTTGCCGGTGCTTTATTTACCCTGCAAACGGGAATTATTTCACCAAAAGCTATGGATATTGCCTTTTCCATTGAGATGGTGATTTGGGTAGCCGTTGGCGGACGCGCCAGCTTAGTTGGAGCCATTGTGGGTGCTTTGCTTGTCAATTTTGCCCGCAGCGGATTAAGCGAACAATTTCCAGAAATTTGGTTGTTTTTCCAAGGAGCTTTATTCTTAATCGTGGTGATGGTCTTGCCCAATGGAGTCGTGGGATGGATAAGAACTGAAGGATGGAACTTACTGCGATCGCGTTTCGGAAGTACTCCATTAGCAACTTATCCCAGCCTCGAAGAAGACCCCGAAGTCCAACACGAGCGCGAAGAATTTGCCGACGAATCATTGCAGGAAAAATCATGA
- a CDS encoding universal stress protein — translation MKEILLCTDGSAFCRSSYDYAAWVAARLQASIRVLYVTDARKQAAAEARNFSGSLSAGASKSLLDRLVSLEQEKARLDREHALLILQEAKEVLQGLGIAEVETIHETGFLVDFLEQLEANADLIILGKRGEAAQFASAHLGSNVERIIRASYKPCLVTPEHFCSIERILLAYDGSPSCQKMLQFTMDFPLFQGLKLSIVTVGKHLDDESAIAHLEEAKERATSAGFAPICNLLEGHPEEAIARYAQAEDIHLLMMGAYGHKRIRHLVIGSTTTQILRRCDRPVLLFR, via the coding sequence GTGAAAGAGATTTTATTATGTACGGATGGTTCTGCCTTTTGCCGCAGCAGTTACGATTATGCCGCTTGGGTTGCTGCTCGGTTGCAGGCAAGTATTCGAGTTCTCTATGTGACGGATGCACGGAAGCAAGCGGCAGCGGAAGCACGTAATTTTAGCGGCAGTTTGTCTGCGGGTGCGTCGAAGTCATTGCTCGATCGCTTGGTGAGTTTGGAGCAGGAAAAAGCCAGGTTAGATCGCGAACATGCACTGCTGATTTTGCAGGAGGCAAAGGAGGTGTTGCAAGGTCTCGGTATTGCAGAGGTGGAGACGATTCACGAGACGGGGTTTCTGGTGGATTTTTTGGAGCAGTTGGAGGCGAATGCAGATTTAATTATTTTGGGAAAACGGGGAGAAGCCGCGCAATTTGCCTCAGCTCACTTGGGTAGTAATGTGGAACGAATTATTCGTGCCAGTTATAAGCCGTGTTTGGTAACTCCAGAACATTTTTGCTCGATTGAGAGGATTTTGCTGGCTTATGATGGGAGTCCGAGCTGTCAGAAAATGTTGCAGTTTACTATGGATTTTCCGTTGTTTCAGGGATTAAAGTTGTCGATTGTGACTGTAGGTAAACATTTAGATGATGAAAGCGCGATCGCCCATTTAGAGGAAGCAAAAGAACGGGCAACATCCGCCGGTTTTGCTCCCATTTGTAATCTACTGGAGGGACATCCAGAAGAAGCAATTGCTCGGTATGCGCAAGCGGAAGATATACATTTATTGATGATGGGAGCTTACGGACACAAACGGATTCGCCATTTAGTGATTGGGAGTACCACCACTCAGATTTTGCGGCGGTGCGATCGGCCCGTGTTACTCTTTCGTTAA